The sequence GACTTTGAGCGATTCGATATTGAGCTTTTCGAGCTGCTTTTGGCGGCTTGTGGCCTGCTTGGCCTTAGAGGCGTTCGCAGAGAATCGCCGAATAAAGGATTCAAGCTCCTCTTTCTCTTTGAGCTTTTTGTTACGATCCGCTTCTTGTTGCTTGGAGATGAGATTGGCCGCGATATACCAGTCGTCATAGTTGCCCGTGAACTCTCTTAGTGTCTGGAAGTCAAGATCAAGGATGTGCGTGCAAACGGCGTTGATGAAGTGACGGTCGTGAGAGATGATGACCATGGTCCCTTCGTGTCGTTTGAGATTCTCCTCTAGCCAGCCGATGGTGTGAATGTCCAAGTTGTTGGTTGGCTCATCAAGGAAAAGAATATCGGGCTTAGGAAAGAGCACTTGAGCAAGCAAGACTTTGAATTTATCCCCGCCTGTGAGCGTACTCATGGGCTCTTGATGAGAAGAAGAGGGGAATCCTAGGTCTTCAAGAATCTTCTCAATAATCACATCATACTCATAGGTGGGATCCTCTTCAGCACAAATCATCTCTAGCTCACCCAAACGCTCATTGACTTTATCATCGCTCAAATCACCCTCACTATAGAGACGCTCCTTCTCCTTGATAGCATCATAGAGGCGTTTGTTGCCCACGAGCACTGCATCAAAAATGCTCAAGTGTTCAAAGGCGTATTGATCTTGCTTAAGCACTCCTAGGCGCAGACCGTTTTCAATAATAATATCCCCGCTAGTGTGCTCAATCTCGCCAGAGAGAATCTTAAGAAAAGTCGATTTTCCCGCGCCATTAGCTCCAATAAGCCCATATCGCTTGCCCTTATCTAGCTTGACGGTGACACTTTCAAATAGTTTTTTGGTGGCATACTGCATGCCAAGATTGATCGTTTGTAACAAAATAGCTCCTTGAGAATTGAATCTGTGGCTAAAAGAATCGAAGGTGTTTTAAAAGTGTAATAGTAGCTAAATTAGAGCGATTCATGGAGTCACGAAAGAAGAAAAGCAAAGAAAGAGCCCAAAGAGGGGGCTCACCCCTCAATGGCTTGAAGTTCGACTTTGATCTCTATCTCCTCACCCACTAAAACTCCGCCACTCTCTAGAGCTTTGTTCCATGTGAGTCCGAACTCTCGGCGATCAATCTTGCCTTCAAGCTCGATTCCAATGCGCTTCTTGCCGCCCATATCAGCGATTGGGCCGGTGATTTCAGCCTTTAATACGACAGGCTTGGTGATTCCCTTAATCGTGAGGTCACCATGAAGTTTGCCTTCACCTTCGCCTTTGCTCTCAAATTTGGTCATTTTGAAGCTAAGCACAGGGAATTTTGCCTCATCAAAAAAGTCTGCGCTCCTTAGATGATCATCCCGCTTACCATTTTGCGTGTCAATACTTTTGACCTTAATGTTGCCCTCTAGAGCGAGAATCTGCCTCTTTTTCTCATCAAAGGCAAGCTTTGAATCATAGTCTGCAAACTCCCCTCGAACCTTTGTGATCATGAGGTGCTTGGCAGAAAAGCCCACATAGGAGTGCGCTTTGTCCACGAGATACTCTTGTGCGCTCAAAGGAAGAGACACCACCCAAAGGGCGGCAATGGATAGAAGAATTTTTTGAATCATATCAGACTCCTTGTGTTTTGGATGGTACACACCCGACCAAAGATGAAAAATCTTCATCTCCCCCAAAGGCAGTATAAACCAACCCAACTGAAATTAAAATTTTAATTCCTATTCTTGAAAATTTCAGAAGCTTTTTGGATTCGAGCCATACTCTCCTCTTTTCCAATGGCCGCCATAATCTCAAAAATCCCCGGACCTCCACCTTTTCCGAGGAGAGCAAGGCGCACACTCTGGAAAAGTTTGCCGCTTTTAAGCCCGTGAATATCAAGGAAAGCCTGTGTCTCCTCTTCAAGAATCTTGGGATTCTCTCCCGCGCTCTCTAGACTCTCCAAAAAGAGGGCGTAGTTCTCTAAAATCTCGCCATTCTCGCTATTTCCTACCTTTTCTAGCATCTTGGTATCAAGCTCGCTTGGGGTCTGCACAATCTCTTGGAGCATTTGCGCCAACTCCGCTAATGTCTTGGCCCGCTCCTTGAGGGCAGGGTAGAGAATTTCTCTCACCCCCAAAGAGAGGGGTTGGCAGCCAAACTCCAAAAGCAACTCTTCTAAGCGCTCATTTGGGGTTTGGGTGATGTAGTGGTGGTTGAGCCAAAGGAACTTCTCTTGATTGTAGGCGGAAGCGGAGCTATTGAGATCCTTGGGATCAAAGAATCGCAACATCTCCTCC comes from Wolinella succinogenes DSM 1740 and encodes:
- a CDS encoding ABC-F family ATP-binding cassette domain-containing protein: MLQTINLGMQYATKKLFESVTVKLDKGKRYGLIGANGAGKSTFLKILSGEIEHTSGDIIIENGLRLGVLKQDQYAFEHLSIFDAVLVGNKRLYDAIKEKERLYSEGDLSDDKVNERLGELEMICAEEDPTYEYDVIIEKILEDLGFPSSSHQEPMSTLTGGDKFKVLLAQVLFPKPDILFLDEPTNNLDIHTIGWLEENLKRHEGTMVIISHDRHFINAVCTHILDLDFQTLREFTGNYDDWYIAANLISKQQEADRNKKLKEKEELESFIRRFSANASKAKQATSRQKQLEKLNIESLKVSSRRDPSIMFKPRREIGNEALEVEKISKSYGDHQVFAELSLKILPGDKIALIGPNGIGKTTFCKIIMEELKPDTGAIKWGATVESGYFPQNAAETIEGEETLYEWLRSFDKRADSGEIRNCLGRMLFSGEEQEKSVSALSGGEKHRMILSKLMLEGGNFLVLDEPTNHLDLEAIIAMGEALYNFKGNVICVTHDRELIDAFANRIIEMREGGEVIDFRGTYEEYMESQGKSY
- a CDS encoding YceI family protein, yielding MIQKILLSIAALWVVSLPLSAQEYLVDKAHSYVGFSAKHLMITKVRGEFADYDSKLAFDEKKRQILALEGNIKVKSIDTQNGKRDDHLRSADFFDEAKFPVLSFKMTKFESKGEGEGKLHGDLTIKGITKPVVLKAEITGPIADMGGKKRIGIELEGKIDRREFGLTWNKALESGGVLVGEEIEIKVELQAIEG